One Salvelinus sp. IW2-2015 linkage group LG4q.2, ASM291031v2, whole genome shotgun sequence DNA window includes the following coding sequences:
- the LOC111963362 gene encoding cell division cycle-associated protein 4-like, with product MFPKGTKRKFSDSREEPVAGGEDVNQSNLAAVRMLSSYSLQRQSLLDMSLIKLQLCHMLVEPNLCRSVLIANTVRQIQEEMTQDGTWQIMTQALSAANAAAQCSADRLVATEVLCRQTEAAQGEQVPKPFPVVGSEGCPAEEVAEVGMTMSTVSPQAPTSYLPGTFGMDPCWEEDTGEDDDDDEEEDSEECGSGSEGEERERDSLVEDTRTAEQVFGTFEIKNPAPSPDPALEELFSDVDASYYDLDTVLTGMQSVPKMGPYDLLESLSSHGPSPLSSSTSCRSDLNELDHIMEIIVGS from the coding sequence ATGTTCCCGAAGGGCACGAAGCGCAAGTTTTCCGACTCCAGGGAGGAACCTGTGGCAGGCGGTGAGGATGTGAATCAGTCGAATTTGGCAGCTGTGAGGATGCTGTCGTCCTACAGCCTGCAGCGGCAGTCCCTGCTGGACATGTCCCTGATCAAACTGCAGCTGTGCCACATGCTGGTGGAGCCTAATCTGTGCCGTTCGGTGCTGATTGCCAACACGGTGAGGCAGATCCAGGAGGAGATGACCCAGGACGGCACCTGGCAGATCATGACCCAGGCCCTGAGTGCTGCCAACGCTGCTGCCCAGTGCTCTGCAGACCGCCTGGTGGCCACCGAGGTGCTGTGTCGGCAGACAGAGGCAGCCCAGGGGGAGCAGGTCCCCAAGCCCTTCCCAGTGGTGGGGTCAGAGGGCTGCCCTGCGGAGGAGGTGGCAGAGGTGGGAATGACTATGTCCACTGTCTCCCCCCAAGCCCCAACCTCCTACCTGCCAGGCACCTTTGGCATGGACCCCTGCTGGGAAGAGGACACaggtgaagatgatgatgatgatgaggaggaggacagtgaGGAGTGTGGGTCTGGctcagagggggaggagagggagcgtGACAGCCTGGTGGAGGACACCAGGACAGCAGAGCAGGTCTTTGGCACGTTCGAGATCAAAAACCCTGCGCCCAGCCCCGACCCTGCTCTGGAGGAACTGTTTTCAGACGTGGATGCGTCTTACTACGACCTTGATACAGTGCTGACAGGAATGCAGAGTGTTCCTAAGATGGGGCCCTATGACCTCCTGGAGAGCCTGTCCTCCCATGGGCCCTCACCCCTCAGTTCCAGCACCAGCTGCCGATCAGACCTCAATGAACTGGACCACATCATGGAGATCATAGTGGGCTCCTGA